TTGCTGAAGAGGGATGGGGCCCATTTGCCTGGAATAGTGAACCCGACCCAACTCGGACGGTTCTTGCACATGTGACATCTCAGCAAGGCAGCATAGACACGTGGAGGAAGACCATTGGTCGTCTCCACTTTAGATTTCTTCTCACCATCCATTGGATTTTGTAAACACAGTAAGCAACATTTTGTTTTGTATCTCAACATCGATTTAAATCCGATAGATAAGAATTTTCAGATCGCTTTAACCCGATCCGTTTAGCCCCAAGAAATGCCAAGAATGGAAGGGATAGGAAGAACATGCAGGCATTTACGAAGCAACAATTAATGGGTTCTTCTCTCTGTCTTCTTCATTGTTGAATGATGAACTGCCTTGGGTTTCTGTACATCGTTCTTGTTTGTTTATATCTCCTCTCCTCTCACAGCTTTCAGGTTTTTATCAACCATAGAAATGGAGGGAGTagtttttgaaattcttttgcATGTTGGTATTTCTAATTGATTCCACGTGGTTTCCGGGAAATTTTTTAAGGACATGTTTGGTTGAAGGAGGGAGTCAGTCACGCAAGAAAAGGAGGAGGAGAAaggaaagtaaacaaaaaatagatttatttttataggatGTTTAAACtcattgtttttataattatataagttttttaatattcttaggtatattttattttttattttttatattttacatttttaacagtaaaatcaaaatatgagaaattattattattattatttgtgggtTTGGCTTATTTAGGATGTGGTGTAAATCTTTGCCCTGCTATTCAAGTTAAATGAGTGTATGGTTAGGAGTGTGGAATTGACGGGGTTGATTTGATATTGGATAGGGAAGTTTCTTTTTTGTAGGAGGGAGAGACGGTCAGACGTGGTTAAGAAGCAAATAGAAATGCAGTTTCTAAAGTTCCTTAATAAATTTATGTCTTCAGACTTTATGACTTTTATTGCTTCTTTTTTGTCCTTTCcattttcattctctctctcgTGAGGCAACCCCTTTGTCCTATTCACATTTGtatgaaatttcatttcaatttcaaaattttgtaacattGGGTTAGGTTTAGTTTTCGAGAAGtaattaaatagataaaataagtttgaaataatatataaaaatgatatatttattttaagtctattttttttttcttttactctttctttttctttatttatttatttatttttgcatttttcttcaaacttttatGAAATTAACCATAGTCTTAGAGTTAAAGATTTTTGCTTTTACTTCTTTTCATCTTCAAGGATAAGACATGAGAGTTACAACCTACTACCTTCTTCTTCTAATATGGTAGAAGACTACAAATGTGTTatgaaaatttctaaatattttgtaaacgtaatttaaaaataacttcttGTTGTTAAGTGGTTGAAAAAAGAATTAAGTGTTAtgattcttgtttttttatttttaaaataaaataaaattatatgtaaaGTAGAGCATCAtgtaaaaaagatataaatttatcttatatctttaaaaactacttttaaaaatttttaaatttgagaaatgaaaattttttgacAACTGGATTTTTTTAAACGGTTTTTAATCATGTTTTTGGTCCTAgattatttattgaattaggAAAATTATTGTTATATAGTTCAATTATTAGACCTATAGTTGAATTGCAGTTGCACCAATCCAGCCATTATATAGTTCAATTATTAGATTGATGGTTAAATTGCAATCGTATaaatgacatcataaatatctACATAACCTCAAGAAAACAACTTTTGAATCCCCTAAATACTACATATTTTCGAAATCTCCCAAATGTTATCCCACACTTGAGTCCACCTCATAAGGTATACAAGGATAGATTTGACAAGAATATAACTCTAGTATACAAGTTgaaacttaaatattaaaagataaaattaggATTTAGaatgattttgaataatttttcatgTAATATAAGAAGTTTGGTACCTTTAAATATGAGTTAAAAGCTTAAACTAATCATTAGACATATTTTGAAGTCAATCGATCAACCTTCCAATAGAATCGACTACTAGTAGTTGGGTTTTTTGTGCATTAACAAAGTGATGTTAGGTCATAGAAGCTTGTTTTAATCAATTCAATCGGCTCCCCAATCGATTCAACTTGTTGTTTAAGTAAACAATAACTAGTTAAGCCAATGTTAGGAACAAGACCATGGGTATATGCATTTAAGATCTTAGGACTACTAGATTTAATTATAGCGGaagcaaaaaatattttgcaatGAAAACCTAAATCAGGTGAAGTCACACCTTTAATCTAGATGTTTCTAAATCAATCTCTAGTTGACATAAGGATCTCATAAACTATGTGTCTTGCATCCAATGACTCGGTCTCTGATCCTTGGCATCTATGTAAAGTGGCTACCCAACCTTGAGAGAAATGGGAGGCTAGGATCTTCTTTGGGAGAATGGATAGATAAATCGATGActaacccaaaaccctaagaggATTTATATATAACCTTAtttatgggcttaagtgacttaggTCTACCATGAATTTGGGTAACTTAATCCAGTCtatgagttttaattaattaattagtcaaaTATGGAATACCCATATCAAAAGTTTTCGTGCAATcttacatttttaccaaaacacccttacaTACACATGATTAATTAAACCCAATTTCACTAAAATCTTTGTGCCAACAAAGACTATGAATTCAAGCTATGACCACTAGGACTCATAGAATAATGATTCCCTCAAAACCTAAttataaagttgattcaacattctatTAAatagaatcaattgcactccaatGCCTTGTgatattatttagaaataaaattgattaaatacaatttaatcaaattttcaagtCTATGATCAACTATTTACCGCACACAAACTCCTCGTGAACTAGTATTCATATCTGATGAGATAGAAATTACCAATCTCTCAAAATTAGTTCTACAATCCTTCAGTTTAAatatcctcctattatgtgattgAAGGACATACTCTAGTTCATAAAGTTCATATGTCAAATCTACTTAATGAATTATTACAACCATAAATTTCATATCACAAGTCTTTAGAATTGCCTAAGAGGATACATTGTTTATCTTATAGTGTCTATCTTGAGAATACATGTTTTTACCTACTTCAATTAATAGTAACACAATCTATAGAGAATATATGACTATTTTAGGGTGTCACCCATGAGTTAAAGTCACTAAAGACCCTAACATTAACTCGATATTCTCTCAAGATTAAGAGTTCATGCAATATAATAGCTTAATGAAGTCTTGATTATCATATAACCAATATCATGACTCATAGTAGGTCATCTCTAATGTAGAACCATACACATTAATATACACTCATCCTAGGAAATTCATCCCAATAATTAAGACCAGTCATTCTTTTAATTAGAAGATAGTGCATTATAGCCTCAAATGAATGACTTAAATTCATAAActagttatgaacaactcatcaaTTTGTAAGAAACTCATGACTTAAATCTTTCATGCGACTTTTAAGTCACTCAAATCATAATGCAattaagtcatatacaatgtaaatGATATAAGTCTAAATGCTCAGGTAAGTAATAATGAAATCATAGATAGTaaaatggaaattgaaattataatataaatatataattgaaatcttAATATGTTACATCACAATTCATATCATACTATTAATGGCTCTATACTAACAACTTCGATCAAACCATAGTTAAACATacacaaaatatggaaaattgatATGTAAAAGACCTTTAACCACTTGAATTGTTTCATTATGAAAACTTAAGattgaaaaaccatttttaatgaTGAAATACATGTCAAAATAAGGGttatattattgaaataattaatttcatttttttttttttataaaaatcattaaaaatacatgaaagAGCTTTAtagtttttgtaatttttgcATGTTATACACAAAATCCTTTGGGAAACCCAACTAGATAAACTccttatcatttttcaattttaccATGAATAATACTAATCAATGgtgattttcattttaaacaaatcttcatccaatttataaaagaataaaactaatttagCATTGGGATGGATTTACAAGAGTTTgaagcaaaaatgaaaaatataatgcaTAATGATCATAGTACACAAACAATCTTATAAAGAGatcttagaaaaattaatttgaaataccATCTCTTTTAAGTCGTCATTTTCTCCTTATGTTCTTTTTGACTTGATGTTTTCTTAATTATCCATTTGAAGATCTTTtttacctaatcacacttgaaatataattgtTAGTTTTAAAACTTagttttgtcatcatcaaaccaaaattaaccaaaccttagttccacaaaaaaaaaaaaaaaaaaaaaaaaaaatctctagaaaaaaaaaacgtaatTTCAAGATGtgatttttgaatttatatttaaactgcAATTTTTAGatatgtattttttgaatttgtacTAAAACATTAGTTTGTAGATGCAGATTGtttctattttagattttcacaaaatttgtatTTGCCAAATGTGATTCAAAGGCTGTTTTAAATAGGGAAATTCCAAAAAGGAGACCATGGAgggattattttcaaaaaaaaaaaaaaagttgaaaaactttccAATATTAAGATTTTCTTAAGCTTAATTCAAAAAGAGACTTTgcattcttaaataaaaataaaatcaaaagtatgACCATCCTCATCTTTGTGTGTTTACTTGAACGAGAAATGTGTGCCAAGTTATCATTTTCCCGATCACTATAGTCGATCAATCTTCATTTTGTTGGACTcatgttttttcattattttatttttattttggatagCAACATCCCATTTTTCGTAAGATTCCCCCATTATGGGAAGTTGTCATTTTTCCATCATCCCACTTGTCAATCTCCATTTTTCAACAAGTTCTCGCTTTTTTTTCAATCACCTTATCTTCATTTTAACAATGATATCCCAATTTGATAAGATTCTTCATCACCATTGGACTTCCTGACTAGTATCTTCCCATTTTTAGCGAGTTTCTTCCTATTTTCAACGAGTTTCAAAGTGAATATTGAAATCTTGAATACATATATTGTTAcgattttggtttaaatttgGGCAAGTATCTTCCCATTTTTAGTGACCTTTCCATATCCAACAAGTTTCGAAgtgaatattgaaattttgaatacaaatttcaatatgattttggtttaaatttcAATGTTGGGTTTTGAAATcttataaaatgatttataattttatgcCCAATGATCATATTGTATACAATATGTTCATATTTTGCCAAATACATGTACTTAACATCAACATCACGATGAATGAATGTTTCTAATATCGATAATATCCATTAATACCGCCGAGTGATTGCTCTAAATAGTTATGAAGCGGTCGAGCCGACCGAAACTAATCGGCTTCGAGCCACATGTCTATGTTTTTTAAAAGCCAAAACAAGAAAAGATGTGTTTCAAAAACGTTTCCAAATCCCtgtgtataaaaataaataaacaaaagtgACTGAGGGGCAATGAgggtttttcactttttattagTTTCTACTTTCTACGCTACAAACATACCAGGTGGCTTATCCCCTTTTCAAAACCCTTTTCCCCTTGTCGTTGGGTTGGGACTGTTTTCtagtttcaaaaaacaaaagcaaaatgtTGCCTATTCAAACTACGTTGCttccaaaatcattttcacCTCTCTTCCATTCGAAATTGGTGTTCTCATCCACTCTTCACTCTCCAAAGCCACCTTCTCGTGTTGTCGTTTCAGCGAGATCCGATCCCAAACCTAACCCCAAACCTAGACCCGAGCCTGGCTCCAAACCCAAACGACGGACCAGAGCCCCCCGAAACGACGGCGATGAAGCAAATCCTAACCGGACCTTCCCGGCCACAATCCCGAGAAAGCCGCGGCGTGGCCGCCGGAGTGAGGCAGTCGCCGTGGAGGACTTCGTGCGCGACACTCTCGACCGGACGTTCGCGGCAATCCGGGAACAGAACTCAGAGACTCCGGAGATTATGAAGAAAAGActcgatgatgatgatgatgatgatgaagatgatgaggaGGATGAGGATAATGGTGGTGATGAGGTGGTTGTGGAGGAGGAGAGTTCGAATTGGCCGTTGGATGCGGAGGTGGGGTGGGGGATTAGGGCATCGGAGTACTTCGAGCAGCATCCGATCAAGAATGTGGTGGGCGAAGATGGAGTAGAGATTGATTGGGAAGGCGAGCTCGAAACCGGGTGGGTGAAGGAGATCAACTGTCTGGAGTGGGAGAGCTTCGCTTTCCATCCAAGCCCTCTCATTGTTCTCGTTTTCGAGAGA
Above is a genomic segment from Vitis riparia cultivar Riparia Gloire de Montpellier isolate 1030 chromosome 7, EGFV_Vit.rip_1.0, whole genome shotgun sequence containing:
- the LOC117917702 gene encoding thioredoxin-like fold domain-containing protein MRL7, chloroplastic, which gives rise to MLPIQTTLLPKSFSPLFHSKLVFSSTLHSPKPPSRVVVSARSDPKPNPKPRPEPGSKPKRRTRAPRNDGDEANPNRTFPATIPRKPRRGRRSEAVAVEDFVRDTLDRTFAAIREQNSETPEIMKKRLDDDDDDDEDDEEDEDNGGDEVVVEEESSNWPLDAEVGWGIRASEYFEQHPIKNVVGEDGVEIDWEGELETGWVKEINCLEWESFAFHPSPLIVLVFERYNRASDNWKVLKELEKAAKVYWSAKDRLPPRTVKIDINIERDMAYALQAKECPQILFLRGNRILYREKDFRTADELVHMIAYFYYNAKKPSCISDSALFSR